In Sporohalobacter salinus, one genomic interval encodes:
- a CDS encoding thioredoxin family protein, which produces MIEVDKENYDEEVLEAKGPVMVDYWGEGCDRCMELMPGVEELAEKYSD; this is translated from the coding sequence ATGATTGAGGTAGACAAAGAAAATTATGACGAAGAAGTACTAGAAGCAAAAGGACCAGTAATGGTAGATTACTGGGGAGAAGGCTGTGACCGATGCATGGAACTAATGCCAGGCGTAGAAGAACTAGCAGAAAAATATAGTGACGA